CTACAAAGGTGTCGGGATCGTCATCTGTGGGCTCAGCCTTGCCGGCGGGATAGCCCGAACCGGTGATAAACGCCTCGGGATTGGAAAAGACCTCCTCCGCAAAACCGGGATCCATATAGGCGCCAAACACTCCGGCGCCCGCGCCCAGCGTCAGGTTCCAGCCAAAACTTCCGTTCATGGAGGAGGCGTCCTCAAAAATTTTCATCAGGGAGAGAACCGGAAGTTCCGCTCCGCCGAGATCCTTCGGCACCGCCAGGTGATAGAGCTTTTTTTTCCGGCGGGCCAGCTCCAGCAGATCCGGGGTGAGCGTTCCCATCTCCTCAGACGTCTGCTCCCGCGTGAGCAGCAGACGCTTTTCATCATCCGTAAATTGAACCGTTGTGTCAGACATGTACGATGTTTTTGATCATGACCATTGAATAGAAACCCATTTCGCAGGAAGGTAGGATGTATATTGGCTAGATGCCAAATGATTCAAGCTGCAGGCTGCAAGCTTCCGTCGGGCCACCCGTCTGCATGCTGTATACAGGCTTCAGGCCCCAGGCCTCAAATCGCAGTTCGGTGTACGTTCTCGTCAGCCGTACGCCATCCCATTCGGCATTCTATATCCATATATTCAAACTTCATGGTTCCACCTGTGTCTCCCAGCCGTCGTAGGCTACATCGTAACGGCCGGCGATTTCATTGAAATATGTACAGAGATTGTTCATCATTTCGATTTTTGGACGTAATCGCTTTATGGAAATCAGAATGTATTTGTGTGTATCGCTACATGACTTTCCGCAATATCCGATCTTCATACTCAACTCCTGCAGATGGTGAGCCAAGCGATAGATATTTTCTTCTGAATTTGAATAGAACCAGAAAGTTATAATCCGTTCGACATCCGGATCAGAATCCAGCTGTTCGATAAACTCCAGTATCTCTCTGTTTATGTTTGTTATTATTGGGTCCATTGGGCTCTCCTTCATTTTTAATAGCGCTCATCGAATCATGAACTCTTACATCAAAATTTAAACTTTCATTATTCGACATTCGGTGTTCGATATTCGAATCATCTCTTTTCTATATGAAAGGAAAAAAAGCAAATCCTTACAGTATTTTTTGCCAGTGATTTTAGCCTTCCTCTACAGATGTTTCTTTTTTGATCTGAAATGGTATCTTAGAAATACAATTATTCATCACTAATCAGCTGGGCAGAACACCAGTCTATATCATCCAGATATTGAATACGCAGATTCTTACGGCTATTCTTTCTAAAGACAGCAAGGACTCTACTTACAAGTATGCTCTGCTGCGTGCAATGGTGCAGTGTGTTACGGATCAAAATCCCCATAAAGGAAAAGCCGAAAATGGTTGGATATCATATCCTTTTGGTCTTCTGGTTTACTACTGGATTCTCTATTACTACCCGATCTTCTCCTCTGATATTTTCATTCCACAAAAAAATGGGGAAAGCCCCAAACTCAAACAGGGCAATACGATCGCTATTCGCCGGGAATTTAATACGGTGATTAAATTTTACCTAGACAAAGGCGGCCTACCCCAATTTAGGTTTGATTTGATCCATGGAGGGATACCAGAACCGATTCATCGTGATGTCATCCTATTATTAAGAAAGCTTCAGCAAAAAATTAAAAACATGCCCATGAAGCATCTCGGTTTTTATGAGTTTGGAAAGCATTATAGTCTGGTGAATTTCAACACTGAAACCATCAAAACGCCATCTTATTACGGACTGATTCAGGAAGCCGGTCAATTTTATATTCTGCCTGAACTCCATCATCTTTTGGATGAAATTGGCCCTTTGATTATCGGACAGGATTCGATTATTGATGGATGGGCGGAGTTTACATCGCAGGCCTCCCTGCGGGTTGAGGGAATTGATCCGATCCCAAAAGAGAAAATCCTAACGGTACTGACGAAGGCGGTGCAGGTACCGAGGGATATTACCCAAGTGAAAAAAATCCTTAGAGGAACAGACAGCGACAAGATTCGTTGTATCTGGACGGGTGTTCGTTTGTCCAACAAATATCATATCGATCATGCCGTTCCGTTTAGTTTGTGGCAGAACAACAATTTGTGGAATCTTGTGCCGGTTAAATCCTCAATCAACCTGAGCAAAAGTGACAGGATACCTTCACCAAAACTTATCAATGAAAGCTCAGACAGGATTAAGGAAGTCTGGAAGCTCTATGCCGGGAAATTCGGCAAGCAGTTTGAACAGGAGATTTACGAAGGGCTTGGCACCGGGCTTGATAATAATATGGATGACGCGATTCATGCATTGATGAACAAAAGTGAATATCTAATTGAGAAGCGTGGATTTCAGAAATTTGAACCGAAATAAATCGAATTCTGCAAGATGAGATCATCCGTCTTTTCAAAAATACCGGTAACAGAATGGCTCCATAACAATGAGCACTTCTTCATCGTGAAGGACAAATATCCCGTAAGCGAAGGACATCTTTTGATTGTGTCGAAAAAACTTTGCCCTGATTTTTTTGGTCTTACTACTGAGGAAAAAGCAGAGCTTCCGGCAATGATCACACAGGCAAAATCACTGATTGAAAAGCATCATAGCCCGGACGGTTATAATATTGGCATAAACTGCGGAGAAGCGGCCGGTCAAACGGTTTTCCATTTTCATTGCCACGTGATTCCGCGATATGAAGGAGATATGGAAAATCCAAAGGGTGGTATTAGAAATGTAATTCCGGGGATGGGGGATTATTGAAAAAAATGGATTTTAACTGAGATAACTAAAAGTAGTATATCGGACATATTATTTAAGATTGAATAGAACCTTCGGTAAATTATGGCTGACTTGGTAATTACCATTCAATAAGTACTAGACTGAAACTGTTCTTGGTGCTTTCTCAAATAAACCTTGTTACCGTCATGTAATCTCTGCAATTTTTCATTTCCGTTAACACCAATTTTCAGAAAAGAGTCTCTCATTATTTGATCAGATAATAAAATCTTACCTTTTTCGTCGAACGTAATCAAATGTCTATCAAATAAAGCATCATAAGTTGGGGATAAGAGAATTCCATTATCAACATCCAAACGCTCTTCATCAGTCGAATTTTTCCATGGCACGATATGCGAAGCAATTAATATTCTAGGATCATCAAATTTTGTAACTGCGCACTTGTATCTCCATCTGTGAAGTATGCTTTTGCGGTAAGCCCCTTGCCCTACTCTACTTGTCACTAGTCCTTTACGTTCAGTTGTATCAGGTAAATCAAACTCTTGTACGAATAACGGCTCAGTATAAGTTCTAAAACTATCATCCAATTTAGGAAGATTTAGATCTACTCCTGCTCTTTTGAAAAAGAACTTAATAGCTTCCCTTTGTTTTCCTTTTCTATCATGTGTGGTAAAAAAATCCACATCGAGTAGTTCAAGTTCTGTTTCAAAACGAACGTAACCTTTTTTAACATACTCAAATAAAAAAACTCGTTTACCATTTTCGAGGTGGTTTTTGAGGGCTAAATTACCTCTCGTAAAGTCCATGTCACCTACTTGACCTTCCCCCGTGTAACTAAACACATCCTCATTTTCCCAAGCATCACGGTAACCATGTTTTTTACCCTTAGAGCCACTGAAGATAAATATATAGGGATAATTGGCACAAGGTGAAATGCCGCTTTGTCGGCTACCTCCATATTCGTCATGAATGGTAGATCTTTTATAATTAACTCCTGGTATGAAAGGTAGTTTTTGCAGAAGGTTTAAAACTATTTTTTAAAGTTTGACTGAATGTAATTCTAGGACTTATGCATTCCAAATGATTTTATTTCATTTAAGTACGAAAAAAGCATTTATAAAATAATTAGCCTTTTGCGTTTTCAGTAAGAGATTAGGGTGATGATATGAAAAGCCTAAAGACTAAAATTTCGTTTTGTAATTCAAAAATCTCTCAAGAGGTACATAAATGGGGAAGAAAATACCTCATAACATTAGATTATTATTTTTCTTTTAAGAAGAACTATTTTTAACTAAAATTAACAGCAAAAAGTCATTATTAAAGACTTATAAAACACTATCACCAAACATTACCCATACATCACCCACTCATCACAAATCAGATTTGATGCGGATAGGGGTTTCCTCGTATATTAAAAGTGTTATTCTAAAATCAAAGCCCACCTGACGAATAACGCTCCACAAAAACTGATTCCGGGGATAGCTGTGTCTGCCTTTAGAGTGAAATGTGAAAAGGACCTACTTCGCTGAAGCTTCGTTGGCCTGGCAAAAGGCAAAAATTTAAATAATGGATGTGTATGTATGACAGATGACCCGGAAATGGTGAATTTTGATTTTGGTACATAAAAGGTTCTCGACAGTCTCGACCTGATGAGTATTGGAAATGGAATTTGGTGCTTGGTATTTGGAGATTGGGATTTGGAACTTGTGGCCTGTGGCCTGCAACCTGGAGCCTGTAGCTTGTGACCTGGTTGATAGAGAAATCAATACGCAGCGGAGCTGCGGGGGCTGTCGTCTTCGGAGCAGAGCTCCGGACGAGGAGATGGTTTGAATATCGAATGATGAATGTTGAATTTCGAATTGTGACTTGTTGCCTGCGGCCTGCCGCTTGAGGCTTGGAAAGAACTCGTCAGGCGAACCGTCGCAAAAAACACGACGGAATTCGACAGACGAGGGTAGCCGCTTAACCTGAACTACGAATGACCGATGGACGAACGACCGAATCACCGATTTTTTTGAATATCGAATATCGAATATCGAACGCCGAATTTTGAAGTTGGGATTGCTGCCTGCAACCTGAAACTTGCCGCTTGCTAAGCGAATAGCCGTTTCTTTTTATTATACCTTTATAAATTCATTCAAATCTGATTTTAGGATGTATTCAATTTCTCTAAAATTAGATCTATCCGTTTCGCAAAAGAGAAAACCGAACATATGATAGTCCGCAACGTTCATTTTCCTCAGCTCAATGGGATGTTCGAAATGTTGAAGCAGCTGATCGTAGTCAAATGATTTTATTTCGTCCGGTTCATACCCGGTTGTATTGTCTAATACTATGATGCTGTAAAGTTTGTCGTCCCTGCCGCTTAAAATGGTTTTCCAATCCGGCTTTTGCTGGTTGAAGAAATATTCAATGGAATTAAAACCATACGAAAGATACGTTGAGTCTGCCGTAGTACACCAGCCACCGAATCGCATTGGATTAACTTCTATAGGAAAGAGTTTTCCGTCTTTTGTAATTCTTACTTCAACGTGAAGGGGGACGTTTTTCAAATCGGCAGAATTGCCAAGCATGTCAAGAAACTCCGTGAATGGTCGTAATTTTTTATTGATTATTTCGCCCGAAGAGAGATAAACTCTATCGCTAACATCATCCTCACTTGAAAAAAAATGTTTGAAAATATTCAATACCACCGGTTCACCGTTGCTGCCGAAATACGCATCAAATGCATATTCATCCCCTTCAATGTATTTTTCAACAATAAAAGCCCCGGCATTTAAAACAGAAGCCGGATATAATCTGCTTACTTTTTCAATTTCGTTCTCAACCTTTCGTACTTTTTTATTCCACTCTTCAACCGAATAAATCTTATGAACGCCCACGCTTAAGAAACCGACCTTTGGTTTTAATACTACAGGAAATGGATAACCGGAAGCATCCACTGTAAGGAGATCCTCCAGTTTAATTTCTTCAAAAAAGTAGTCCGGATAATATTTATTCAAAAAGCGGCGGAAGCGTACTTTGTCTTTAAAGAGATCAATGATATCGGGGAGTTTCGTTTTTTGCAGATTTTTTTCGATCCAATCAATGGAGTTTTCCGAATTTGTGTAAACCTTGGGAAACTCGTTCCTCTTAATAATGTCCTTTGCTTCTTCACTATTCATGAGAGGCAACCTGCCGCCCAGATTCAATTCCTCTTTCGATGAAAGTGCTAATGCCGGATAGCCGTTTTCCAGGATCGTATGTTGAAGGAAATCGGAAACGTAAGGTTTGTCAAGAAGTATCATTAAAAACGATTTAAATGGGTAAAAAGTAACCTGTTCGTATTTAGATAAAATTATGAATTAATTATCACTTTATATGAATAGGTTTCTGGGTTCAGGGTTCAAGGTCTAAGGTGTAGATGTTGATGCCTAAATACGGTTGGGCAAAATTCCCCTCCTCTGGAGGAGAGGTCTGAGGGGTGGTGGTTTTTTGAATCGTAAATCGTAAATCGGATATCGGATATCAAAAATCGCATATCCTATATCGTCTTTCAGGGTTTCTCGCGGAGTTGCACTGAGTACGTCGCCGAGTTTCGCTGAGGAATTTATGAGTCAATCTGCTTACGAAGATCTGCCTGCGGCGCGGTGGGGAGCAGGGTTCGATCTCAATACTTTATACGCTGCGCTTTCCTATCAGGAATCCTGTCATCAGTCGGTGAGCGGAGACAGGGTCCTGACCGAAGGCCGTGTCTTTCGGCCGGAGCAGAAGGATCTGGAGCAGACGTTGATGTTTGAATGGCGAATTACGATGGACGAATTTCGAATTGTGATTTGTTGCCTGAGGCTTGGAAAAACTCGTCGGGTCTATCCTCAGTATCCCGAAAACCTTCGGGAGAAGGAGGACTAGAACCGTCGCCAAAACATGCCGGAATTCGACAGACGAGGGTTCTTGGCAAGCTCCCCGATGTGAACTGCGATTGACCGAACGACGAACGACCGATTTGAGAATGAGTGCCAGTTATTGAGTAATGGCATAGCCATGAAACATATTATAGCCCATCAATTCATTGATGGGTTTAATGGCAACCCCCATTTCCCCGCCGAACAGAGAGTGTGGCTTGAAATATTGGTTTTTGTTGAGGCGTTTCCATCACGTTTTGGATTTGACCAAATCCCGTTCAAAAAGTGGTTAAGACGTATTGTGCAGCGGAGCTGCAGGGCTGTCGGCGGAGCAGAGCTCCGGACGAGGGGATGGTTTGAATATCGAATGATGAACGCCGGATTTCGAATTATGACTTGTTGCCTGCAACTTGAAACCTGCAAACCGCTTGTTATCGGAATAGCCAGCTGTTATCTTCCATTCAGCATCAAGAAACCCCGATAATCGGGGTTGCCAACCGACCTGCTCGGGCACGGTGGTTCAAACGATGTGGGATCACGGATCCAAAGCAACGAGTCCCGTCTTTTCCGCATCTGATCTTGATGTACGTATCACACAACCGAACCGAAACCGTACATCAAACGATACAGATCTTATGAAACAGTCAAAAAATAACCATAACGGAGAATCGTCCGGCAATCAGACCAATGACCCTCTGAGTTCTACACTTTCTGAAAGAGAGCGAAAAACCCTTCATAGCTCCTATGTTCAGGCGGGCATCAAATGGATGGGGATGTTGCACGGAATTTCATCAGCCGTGGCAGAGATGAAGAACGGCCTGCTGGTGGTCACCGTCACCCTGCCGGAGAGCTATTCAAAACCGGTGAAGGATGAGATGTTCATCCGAATTCTGAAGAACTGCCGGGAATGGAACTGCCTGGAGATGGAACGCCGGATGCGCCGACTCTACCTGATCGTGTATAGCGATAAGGGCAAGGCGGGGTTTATGGTCAGATCCGATGAAATGGACAACGAAGAGTTCGTACAGCGTGCACGCGAAATCCGCGAGTTTGGCAAAACCCGAAAGCTGCTCTACGACAGGATTTATGAGAGGGAAGAGGTGATGGGGATGTGATGATAACGGCGAGATGCTAGATGCAAAAAGTGAGAGGGAAGCGTGAGACGTTGGTGTTTGAATGTCGAATAACGATGGACGAACGCCGAATTGTGATTTTTTTGGTTAACCCTCGTCCGGAGCTCTGCTCCGCGGACGACAACTGGCAGCTCTGCTGCATGATAGTCCGCCTCAATTCTGATTTGCACTCCAAACAAGGCACTCTGTTCGGCGGTTGAGATGTTTGGATCTGTTTACATTGGTGTCTCACCCCTCCGAGGTTGTTTATTTTTTATAAGTAGATCAAAAACGGCCTTGAGAAATCAGCGGAAAAAGTGAGCAGACAGAAGGCGAAAAGAAAAACTCACCTGCCTCCACCGTCACCCTGAGCCCGCCTGCACCGTGGTTTCGGAGGGCAGGCTTGTCGAAGGGTCTCCAAAATAATAGCAACAAATGTAGAGATCCTTCACTACGTTCAGGATGACATTCAGGGCTTAATTTTTGGGTTGCTTTTGTACCTGTCCGACTACCGGCGGATCAAGCCAAAAGTAACAGGGGGATGAGTTTGAAATAAGATTTTAAGTCTATCGCCTCAATTCTGTTTTGTAATCCAAACCAAGCTCTCTGTTCGGCGAGGAGATGTGTGTCTCTGTTTACCCTGGGTTTCGCGAAGCTCCACCCAGGGCTATTGATATTCCACCCCCTCCGGGGTTGTTTATTTTTTATAAGTAGATCAAAAACGGCCTTGAGAAATCAGCGGAAAAAGTGAGCAGACAGAAGGCGAAAAGAAAAACTCACCAGCCTCCACCGTCACCCTGAGCCCGCCTGCACCGTGGTTTCGGAGGGCAGGCTTGTCGAAGGGTCTCCAAAATAATAGCAACAAATGTAGAGATCCTTCACTACGTTCAGGATGACCATATCGTCATTCTTCTCCTTAATGCTTTCGGGAGAAGAATCTCCCGGTGTTGACTTAATGGGATGGAGATCCTTCACTACGTTCCCCGAAAAAGAGTCGGGACGCAACAGGATGACATTCAGGCCTTGCCTGCGACCTGCTGCCTGCGACTTGCCGCTTGAGGCTTGAAAAACTCGTCAGGCGAACCGACGCAAAAGCACGCCTGGATTCGACAGACGAGGAGATTTGAATATCGAATGTCGAATAACGAATGACGAATTTTGAATAGTTTATCCTGATTAAATGGAAAAGGCAATTCCGGTATGTCAATTCTGTTCAGCTAAGTAGCTCCCCTCCATGTCACGTGCATTTTCGTGAAAGGGAGGGGCTGGGGGTGGGTTGTCCGAACTGATGGTGGGCTGTTTTTGTTGAGCTCTCAATACGATACGAATGGAAACTCAACAAAGAAACCCTTGCCTACTACTACAACATCCATCCTTTTAACCAGTTTGTTATTTGCTATGCTCTTTCCAGGTTTTGGGGCAGAGCTAAAGAGTTCTGATACTGAAAAGAACGATACAGAACAGGTCCTAATAGATTTCAGTGACACATCGGTGGCCGCTTGGCGGATTGTAAATGACAGCGTAATGGGAGGGATTTCAAGAAGCACACTTGAGCTGCATCCAGACGGATATGCCCTGTTCAGGGGCACGGTATCCCTGGAGAATAATGGTGGATTTGCATCAGTCCGCACACGGGCACAAACACCGGTGGACCTGTCAGGCTTTGAGGGATTGTCTGTTCACGTGTTGGGGGATGGAAAAATATACAGCTTGAGGCTCAGAACCGTAAAAAACGGACGGCTGACGCGCTACTCCTACGAGGCGCGTTTTGCGACCACGGCAGGGGAGTGGGAGACTCACGAAATGGCATATAGCGATTTCAAGCCGGTATTTAGAGGGAATGCAGTTCGCGGCAATCCGGAGTTGAACCCGGATGCGATTCTGGAGATCGGGTTTATGATTCAGGATGGACAAGAGGGTCCTTTTCGTCTGGGGGTGCAAAGGCTGAGCGTGTATTAATGGGGGGGGCGGATCAGCATTAATGATCAAATAATCTTTTGTGAAGAATTTTTTTGAATGATATGAAGCAGTCATTGGGTAGCTATAAACTAATATTATGTTATATCATCAAACATTAGTTGTATATAAAATAGCCATTCTCAAATTCATTTGATCTGAATAGGGTAATCATCGTACATTGAAAGTGTTATTCAAAAATCAAAGCCCACCTGACGAATAACGATCCACAAAAAACTGATTCCGGGGATTGCTGTTTCTGATCCAAGCGTTTGCCCGGCAGATTGAGTTTGTCTCAATCCAGAATTCCTCGTTCGGAGCTCCGATCCGCCGACGAAAGTGAGTAGCTCCGCTGCATATAATATCCGGTCTGACCTTGTGCAAAGGGATGCCTGACTCGTTGATGTTTGTTTTTGAATAATGAATATGTGTGAGAACCGCCTCAATTCTGGTTTGTCCTCCAAACTATTCTCTCTGTTCGGCGGGGAATGTATGGTGCCCTGTTTCCCCGGGTTTCGCTTTGCTACACCCGAGGCTATTGATATGTCACCTCTGCGGGGTTGTTCTT
This is a stretch of genomic DNA from Rhodohalobacter barkolensis. It encodes these proteins:
- a CDS encoding ribonuclease E inhibitor RraB translates to MDPIITNINREILEFIEQLDSDPDVERIITFWFYSNSEENIYRLAHHLQELSMKIGYCGKSCSDTHKYILISIKRLRPKIEMMNNLCTYFNEIAGRYDVAYDGWETQVEP
- a CDS encoding HNH endonuclease domain-containing protein; this translates as MNTQILTAILSKDSKDSTYKYALLRAMVQCVTDQNPHKGKAENGWISYPFGLLVYYWILYYYPIFSSDIFIPQKNGESPKLKQGNTIAIRREFNTVIKFYLDKGGLPQFRFDLIHGGIPEPIHRDVILLLRKLQQKIKNMPMKHLGFYEFGKHYSLVNFNTETIKTPSYYGLIQEAGQFYILPELHHLLDEIGPLIIGQDSIIDGWAEFTSQASLRVEGIDPIPKEKILTVLTKAVQVPRDITQVKKILRGTDSDKIRCIWTGVRLSNKYHIDHAVPFSLWQNNNLWNLVPVKSSINLSKSDRIPSPKLINESSDRIKEVWKLYAGKFGKQFEQEIYEGLGTGLDNNMDDAIHALMNKSEYLIEKRGFQKFEPK
- a CDS encoding HIT family protein, producing the protein MRSSVFSKIPVTEWLHNNEHFFIVKDKYPVSEGHLLIVSKKLCPDFFGLTTEEKAELPAMITQAKSLIEKHHSPDGYNIGINCGEAAGQTVFHFHCHVIPRYEGDMENPKGGIRNVIPGMGDY
- a CDS encoding HNH endonuclease, which gives rise to MDFTRGNLALKNHLENGKRVFLFEYVKKGYVRFETELELLDVDFFTTHDRKGKQREAIKFFFKRAGVDLNLPKLDDSFRTYTEPLFVQEFDLPDTTERKGLVTSRVGQGAYRKSILHRWRYKCAVTKFDDPRILIASHIVPWKNSTDEERLDVDNGILLSPTYDALFDRHLITFDEKGKILLSDQIMRDSFLKIGVNGNEKLQRLHDGNKVYLRKHQEQFQSSTY
- a CDS encoding ATP-grasp domain-containing protein, with translation MILLDKPYVSDFLQHTILENGYPALALSSKEELNLGGRLPLMNSEEAKDIIKRNEFPKVYTNSENSIDWIEKNLQKTKLPDIIDLFKDKVRFRRFLNKYYPDYFFEEIKLEDLLTVDASGYPFPVVLKPKVGFLSVGVHKIYSVEEWNKKVRKVENEIEKVSRLYPASVLNAGAFIVEKYIEGDEYAFDAYFGSNGEPVVLNIFKHFFSSEDDVSDRVYLSSGEIINKKLRPFTEFLDMLGNSADLKNVPLHVEVRITKDGKLFPIEVNPMRFGGWCTTADSTYLSYGFNSIEYFFNQQKPDWKTILSGRDDKLYSIIVLDNTTGYEPDEIKSFDYDQLLQHFEHPIELRKMNVADYHMFGFLFCETDRSNFREIEYILKSDLNEFIKV
- a CDS encoding CIA30 family protein, whose product is MPTTTTSILLTSLLFAMLFPGFGAELKSSDTEKNDTEQVLIDFSDTSVAAWRIVNDSVMGGISRSTLELHPDGYALFRGTVSLENNGGFASVRTRAQTPVDLSGFEGLSVHVLGDGKIYSLRLRTVKNGRLTRYSYEARFATTAGEWETHEMAYSDFKPVFRGNAVRGNPELNPDAILEIGFMIQDGQEGPFRLGVQRLSVY